The genomic DNA ATCGGCGTCCTTTGTTATCAAGCTATCTCGGACTCGGAACACTAGCTACGAATAATCTGTCCCAACTTCTTTTTGAGGATCGATACGAGGTCCGGATCAAATCCAAGAGGTTCGCCCACTTTGAAAACCATATTCGGGTATTTTTCCTTCTCGGCCGCCAAGTCCTTCTGAATGTCGCGGGTGACATGCCCGCTGTTGAAGAGAAAAAACGGAACGATATAGACGGTCCGGACGCCCTCGTGGGCGAGTTTTCCGACGACCGTGGAAACACTCGGCTCGATGAACTCGCGAAGGCAGGGTTCCACGCGCAGGCCGCTCGCTTTGGAGAGCTCCTCCGCATATTGGTGCACCGGACGGGAGGCGTCGGGCTCGCGTGTACCGTGGGCCAACAGAATCACCGCGGAATTGGATGGAGCGGAACTCATGCGGGCGTTCTCCCCGAAAAAAGAGCCTTCAGACGCTCCGGTTGAAACCGGATTCCGATGTAAAAGGGCCCGAATTCGGCATATTTGGAGCTCGCTTCATCGAAACGCATCTCGTAGATCAGTTTCTTGAACACGATCGGATTTTCGGCGAACAGATCGACCCCCCATTCCCAATCGTCCAATCCGGTGCTTCCCGAAATCACCTGTGTGACTTCTCCGGCATATTTGCGCCCGATCATGCCATGGTCGCGCATCATTTCCTGGCGGGGCTCGATCGGCAGCTCGTACCAGTTGTAATGCTCTCCCCGCCGTTTGTTCATCGGATAGAAACAGACGTACTTTTGCGAGGGGATCGCCGTGAAAAGACGACCCTTCATCCGCTCCGCCTGCACCTCCATGCTCGTGCGCCAGCGGGATTTCCATTCGTCACTATCGGGCTTGAGCCCTTCCGCGGACAATTCGCCGTGGAGTTTGACGGACATCTCGTACAAACCGAGCTCCACGACGGAAACGTAGGATGTCGTTTCTTCCAAATCGTTGAATAAACGCAACTGGCGAAACTGGAGCTCCACGTCATTGAGTTCCTCGAACGTCTTTCGAAAATGGAGCAGTAGAAGGTCCCCTTTGTGGCCGAGAAGACTGAACGAAACACTCTCCCCGGCTTTCGGTTTACCGATATTTTTTAAGAATTCGGACGCTTCGGAGAGCGTTTCCTCCTGCTCGGAAGCGGATCGACGTCTCCAGGAATCCCAGCGGACGCGAAAAAACTCATGAAGAACCGCCCACCCTTCAAGCGTTTCGGGAACCACGAGTTTCTGCAATTGCGACACCCGATTTTCATATCACGAAAACCGTGCAAAGGCAGCTTTGGGGGCCGATCGGAAAACAATCGCCGGCCGAGTTTCCCCGGCCGGCGAAGATGATTTTTGGAATCTACTGGAGGATTACTGTAACGATTCCTGCTCGCAGCTCCGTTCTTCCTGATCTCCCTGTCGGATCTCCTCCTGGATCTTCTGGCACTCGGAGAAGTCTATATTTGACGCGTCGATCGTCGTGAATCCATCCGGGGCCGTGCAATCCCACGGGGTTTCAAAATCCGACGGCGCCGTCGCTTCCGTCGGAACCGCGCAGTTCACGACGTCGGCGTAAAACGGAGAGTCCGCGTTGTCGATAATGGTGAACGACGCCGGATCGGACTCCGGTACGCGTTGGAATGATTCGATTTGATCGAACGTCCCGGAACAGACATCGCCCGAAGTGACTTCCACCGGCATGCTAAACGGGTCGCTCGTATTCGGACAAAAGTACTTATCGGCGATCGGATCATAAAAGGGAGGGAACGTAGCGTCGCTCACGACGTGGGCCGAACCGATCCCCTGACCTCCTTCCGCGCACATTCCGGTTTCGTTCGAAAAGTCGCTAAACGTACCCCCGAAGAATCCGCTGAGGTTGTAAGTCAGCGCCGTCCCGTCCAGCGTGAGCGTCGAGCTTCCGTCTCCGAACGTGTCGTTGAACTCCGAGGAAACGGTGGCGTCCGTCACATTTTCCAAATCGGTCCCGTGGGCCGTGAGTCCAATCGAACCCTTCCCTTGATGGACGGTTCCATCCGGAGCGGTATCGCTGAATGCGTGGGATACGCGCGCCTCGACCCCCGCGTCGACATTGCAGAATTGAAAATCTTCGCTCTGCGACCCTTCTTTGCACGCCTGGAAATTGAGGCATTTGAATCCGCCGTCGTTCGTATACCTTTTGATACGAATCAGAAACGGCTGATCGCTCTCTTCGCCCGCACCGAGAATGCTGTAGTAGGCGAAATTATCCTCCGGAACGACAAAACCACTGTTCGATTTCTCCGCCTGTGAAATATGGCAAAGAGGATCGCGGAACATTTTGATGTTTCGCAACATCCGGTTTTTCCCCGCGTTGACGTGGCAACCGGTGAACGACTTGTCCCCCACGGCGGGGCCGTTCGTCGCCTGCCCCCGGCTGCTCGCGGATAACTTCCCTTGGGCGCTCGAACTGTCCACGGTATTTAACAGCCCTTCCAGAGCGTTAAACGTGTCCGCGGCGTTGCTCACGCTCGATGCATCCAATGCCCCGGTGGTCGTTGTATCGTCCCCTCCGCAACCTGGAAGAAGCGCGAGTCCCAACCCGAGAGTGAACGTTAGAAAAAAAGCGCGATGCTTCGTCATGAAGTCTCCTTTTGATGTGATTCGGCGGCGGTGAATTTGAAACTCCGTTTATTTTGCGCCATTCGGCCCCCTGGCACAATCCGGAAAGAAAATCGATCTTTCCCCGCCGCAATCGCCCCGAGAATGGAAAAAGAGGTTACGGTCGAATCGACCTCAACGTGGTCCGAATCTTATCCTGCGCGAGTTTTTGGGGGGGCCTTAATTCGGTTTCGGCCTGTTGGCGCAGGCCCTCAAAGAGGACGATTGCAACGGCCGTGGAAAGATTGAGACTCCGTACCGGGCCGAAGCGCACCGGAGAAACGCCTCCCACGAGTCGTGAAGTTTTAGGTCGAGGTGGTTCCAATAGTCGAGACCCGCCCGCCGAACCCATTTGTCATCGATTTCAAAACCGAGAGGTTTCACGAGATGCAGGGGGGTTTTCGCAGCAACGCACGTTCTTCCGATGTTGCCCGTATTCCAGGGAATATCGGGATGCACCAAAACCACGTCCATTCCCGGCCACGTACAGGATTTTAATAAAAGAGAGAATCCCTATATGCTCCCGCCGTGGCGGAAGAAAGACGGCTGACGAAACTGTTCTGGATCGACATGGAAATGACCGGTCTGGACGAGAAGACCTGCAAAATTCTGGAAGTGGCCGTCGTGATCACCGACCTTGACCTCCAAACCCTCGAGGAGTTTCACAGCGTCGTGAAGCAACCCCAGGCCGTCCTGGACGGCATGGACGACTGGTGCAAGAAAACCCACGGCAAGAGCGGCCTGACGGCCGAGGTTTCCAGCGGCCGATCCCTCGCCGATGTGGAGGCCGGTCTGGTGAACCTAGGAAAGAAGCACTTTGGAAAAGAGAACATCGTCCTCTGCGGAAATTCCGTAGGACAGGACCGCCGGTTTATCGACGCCTACATGGCCACTTTCGCGAAGATGCTGCACTATCGACTGATCGATGTTTCATCCTTTAAGGAAATTTTTCGCAGCAAGTACGGCATCAGCATGGACAAGAAGGACATGCACCGCGCCCGCGCCGATATCCTGGAATCGATCGCCGAGCTCAAACACTATCTTTCATTTGTAAAGACGAACGTTTCTTAATCCCGATCCGGGGGAAGCTTGCTCAAAAGCTGGACGGCCGAGGCTTGTAACTTCGGATGGACCCAACTTGGATTCAACTCGATCAACGGCTCCAGGACAAACCGCCGTTCGTGCATTCGGGCGTGCGGAACCTGCAAATCCTCCTTCTCCACGACCTCATTTTCGTAGGCCACTAGATCGAGGTCGATTTCCCTTGGCCCCCCTTTCGGGCCTTCACGCGTCCGCCCCATTTCAGCCTCGATCCGAAGGAGTTCGACCATGACCTCCTGAGGATTAAAATCGGTGTCGATTTCCACGACGGCATTGACGAACTTGGGCTGGTCGGCCATGCCCATGGGCTCACTCTCCCGAAGCGTCGAAATCTTTTTCACGCGGGAGAACGACCGCATTTCGTGGACGGCGCGAAGAACTTGTCCCTCGCGGTCCCCGAGATTACTTCCCAACCCTATATAGACGATCGGCATATCACCGGCTCCGAAACCGGCGCGGTTGTACCGAATCGCCGGCCATTTGTCGAAGAACCGGTAGCGCGGAAGAAACGTCGTCGAAAAAGGAAACGATCCGTATGATGCGACTCAAGGATGAGCGAGTTCCAGGCCATCGTTCTGGGAATCCTTCAAGGATTGACGGAATTCATCCCGGTCTCGAGTTCCGGGCACTTGGCGGTGGCACAGAACCTCTTCGGACTTCAGAGCGTACCGCTCCTGTACGATGTCCTTCTCCATTTCGCGACACTTCTTGCCACCTTGGTCGTACTGAGATCCCAGGTATTGGGCCTCGCAAGGGCACTTTTTCGCCTTCCCAAATTCGCTCGGAATTGGTTCCAAAAAGGGCATCTGGCGATCGGCGACGATCCCGAAGCCTGGACGCTTCTCCTCATCTTCGTCACCACCGTTATTACGGGGAGCGTCGGCGTCGCATTTCACGACACGTTCGAGAAGGCCTTTTCCACGCCGCCGGTGATCGCCGCCGCATTTTCAGCTACCGGATTTCTTCTTTTTGCTTCACGCAATTTCGTTCGCGGGAAAGGGAAATCCGCCGTTCTCGCCACGGTGAAAGATGCTCTATGGATCGGCCTGGCTCAGGCGTTTGCCATTCTGCCCGGCCTCTCGCGTTCGGGAACAACCCTTACGGCCGCTCTCTTCCTAGGATTCGATCGTAAATTCGCCGGAGAATATTCTTTCTTGATTTCATTGCCGGTCATCGCCGGCGCAGCCCTCTTGGAAATCAGAAAAGGCGGGCTGGATAGCCTGAACGTAACGTGGCCGTCCGCCGCAGTCGGTTTTTTGGCCTCTTTTGGCCTGGGCGTCCTCACGCTTCGTCTGCTATTGGGCTGGATACGGTCGGGAAAACTGACTCCTTGCGCTTACTATTGCTGGTTCGCCGCGCTGTTCACGCTCTTTCTCATCTTCCGCGGCTAACCAACCGGTCACCGTCTGAACAAAGCTGGGAGCAGCGCGCACGGACGACCTCCGCGAGAATTTAAAGACCGACCAGACGAGACTGGGGTGCATCGTCAAAGTCGGCAACGCCGTACTCCATCGGGTTCGACCGAAAGCGTCGACCAGGCGAGACAATTCGCAAGGAAGAGACTCATCTCCACTATCCAGGATCGTCCGCACAACGGCCCACGGGACGCCGGCGCTCCGGCAAAGTTCACCCCAAATCGCGCTCTCCATGTCCACAGCTTCAGCGCCGGTCGCGGCGTGTAATGCCGCCTTCTCGGCCGGCGTGGAGACCACTCGTTCCACCGTAACCAATTTCCGCCATTCGACACTCGGTGCAAACGACGCAAGATTCATCCGAAGCCATTCGGTCGGTTCCTCGCGACGATCCGAATGCCGAAGTTCCGTAGGAATCACGGTATCCCCTGCTCGCGCGGTCTTGACCAGGCCTCCGGCAAAGCCAAAACCGACGGCACATTTCAGAGGCGCATATCGACGGATCGCTTCAAGGGCCCCCTCCCTCGCGGCAGCGGCACCGATCCCTGTGGCCACGAGTATCCATTGCGCCCGATCGTTCTCCACCGGGCAGGACAAGTGGCGCCCCTCCTGCTTCCACTGCGGACGTTTTCTCTTTTTATTCCAAGATCTTAATACGAGATCGCCTTCGAGCTTTGTAGCCGTCAAAAGCAGCCGGTTTCCCGTTCCCACGGGGCCCACTATAGTCCGACGTGCACATTCTTTGGAAGCGTTACGTTAGGACACGCAAGCGGTCAATTAGATTTGGGAATATACGACAAATAACAAATATAAAGTGGGTGAAACGGTGATAATTATGGCACATATTTGATTTAATATCCCACTTTTGTCAATTTTTTGGATCTTTGAGTATGATTCTTCAATAGGCCGGGCGATAGATTCCGCGGTTTCGGGCCCACTCCAGCAGTCTTTGATGCAACTGTTTGAAATTATTACGATGATCCATAAATCTGAGATGAGCGAGCTCGTGACAAAGTGTGTGAATTAGACCCGGATACTTCAAGAATCGGCCGTCAGAGAGGTTATACAAGCGAATCCGAATGACCTTATCTTCATCACAACTTCCAAATCGACTACGCACGCGGGAGGATTCCGTAGAAATAGACAAGTATCTTAATTTAAAGCGCTTTGCTATCTTTCGTCCGTCTTTTCGGATCCTGGCTAGGAGTTTCTTCTCGCTCATAGCTCCCCGCAACCTTTCTCTTCAATTCTAGGATAGCCGATTCACCATAAATTGGGGAGTCCTCGGCCAAATTGGCGAAAACACACGCATTTCCACTTAAAAAACGATGATTTATTGAACATCTATACTGTTGGCTTTTTCTCTTTACGTGTCGTTGATCCATGCAAACCTGACCTTTGGCGCCCTAAACCGATGATTCTCGTTCGCACGTCTTATCCGTTTATCCGTTAAGAGCCAGAAGGTTTTTCCTATGATAAGTTACCGGCATGCCGCTGGACGGAAGCCCCAAAAAGTTCGCCCAAGATATCGCCGCCGGACTGATCAGCCTGAATCGAATCATGTTGAAAAGGTACACTCCCCCCGACATCAAACAGATGATTACGGGCCTCATAAACATCCAAAAGGAGCTTCGCACCGAAGCCGTTCCCGCCGGCGATTTCCAGGCCCTCAAAGACAAGGGCATGAAAATGCAGCGGGTCAACAGTGCGATGATGGCGATTCGCGGCTACACCAAAGAAAACAAACTCAATATTGGGGGTTAAGGCCCGTGAAAAAAGAAGGTTTATTTTTTTCCGTGCGTCGCCGGATGGATTTCGAGAAGGCCGTTGCCGGCTCCCGGTAGCGCGCCCTGAACCAAGAGAACGTTTCTATCGGCCAAAACTTGGTAAACCCGCAGATTCTTGATCGTCACGCGGTCGGTGCCGTAGTGACCGCCCATTTTCTTGCCCTTGTGAACGTTGCCGGGCCACGTACGCGTTCCGATGGAACCCCCGTGGCGAAAAAATTCGTGCGTGCCGTGCGTTCGCCGGTTCCCCTTCATTCCCCACTTTTTTACGACACCGGTAAAGCCGCGCCCTTTGGTCGTGCCCGCCACATCGATCATCTGTCCCACCGCGAAGAGATCCTGGAGCTGAATCTCCTTCCCCTCTTCGAACTTCCCCAACTCCTCGGAAGCGATCCGAAATTCGCGAATGTACCTGCGGGGAGTGGATTTGAGCTTATCGAAAGTCGTCTTGAGCGCCTTGGGGGTTTTCTTCGGCTTTCGGCTTCCAAACGCCAGCTTTAATGCCGCGTAACCGTCCTTTTCGACAGTCTTTTTCTGCATGATGAGACAGGGACCCACTTCGACGGCCGTCACGGCCAGGCGTTGCCCCTCCTCGCTGTTAATCTGTGTCATGCCGATCTTGCGGCCCAATAATCCAAGCGACATACGGTTCTCCGAAAAGGGGGCGGAATATAGCGATTTTCCGCAAAAACACAAGCGGCGTCTCGAGTACCCTCAATGGCTACACGCGCAGGACTTTTTTCGTCCGGCAAGGCCGCAGGCAGCGAGAAGCCTGAAGTGGTCCACGCGAAGGTATTTTTTCGGTTGGCAAGGCGCGACGACGAGAAAACCGGAGCAACCGGGAGTAAGGGTTGTGAGGATTTTCGAGGAGGAGCAACGCCGCCAGCCGGAAAAAGACCGCGCGTGGTGGTCCATCTGGAATGAACTCCGAACGTGGTTTCAGGATAACACGATGAAGATCTGACGCCGCAAAGTTTGCACCCGCCGCCGACCGGAGCCCGCGTTTTTTATGCATTATCGGTTGGCCTCCTGCGAGTCCGATCCCCTTTGCGTGCACAAATTGTGGACCAAGAAGCCTTTTTTAATTCAGGCGATTGCGTACGTTAGGCGTAACGCCATGCTGTTCCACGCGGCGATCGACGACACATTCGTATACAACGCCGTTCATTCAACAAGAAACGCTGGCGGCAATTTTGTCGAAACAGCTCTCGGAACTTTTGTTTACATGTGAGCAAAACTTTGGTTTCCGGTGTGCCGTAGACTCGGACACGCGATTATTTAACCGCTTGATATGACTAGGAGGCGAGACTCAGAGCTGGCTAGCCTGGATATTGCTTAGTAATCGAACGTGGGGGAGAAGCGAAATAACGTTCGTGCTTTTTTGAGCTTGTTTTTAGCCTGCTTGATGGCGTTTCCGTTTTCTCTTCTTCCAGTCCTCGAAGCGCGAGCGGAGGATGAATTCGACGCGGGCGGAAATTTGACTGGAGACGCCAGGAATGTCAGCCCGTCACCCAAGCCCGCGAAGGGAAAATCGCAAGGGGGATCTTTTTCGAATTTATTCGCGGGTGCCGCGACCTATTCCATTCCCATCGGAGTGCTTCCCGGAATCCAGGGGATGTCTCCCAGTTTAGGCCTCACCTATTCTTCCGATGGGCCGATCAAATCGTGGGTGGGGCAACGGTGGTCGTTCGGGGTACCCGCAATGGATCGCAGAGGAGTCGACAAAACCGTCACGAAATTCGATTCCACCGATCTGTTCCTTTTGGGAGGAACGGAACTGAAGAGAACGACCGACGCGAATCATTATAGCTACGCAAATCCCGATCAATTTACGACCGCCGACGAAGGGTTTTCCAAGATCATCAAGAATGAGACTAACAACCGATGGACGGTCACCAGCGCGAATGGAACGAAGTCGGAGTTTTCGACACCGATTTTGAGGGTGGATTCGGACCCGGCCAAAACGCCGTTTCAGAATACAAGAGTTTGGGCGCTGACCCGAGTCACGAATGTAGCCGGCTACTTTATGGAGTTCTTCTACGACATCGATACGGATGGAGGGGATTTTTATCTTCAGCGGATTGAATACACCAAAGGTCCGGCCGGATTCGATACGGGTAGGCTGATCGAGTTCGAGCTGGACTCGCGGGGAACCGACAGCACGTCGGTTTCCTACGCTTCGGGATCCAAAGTGGTGATCGATCAGCGGTTAAAAACGATCCGTGTGTGGGCCGATCGTGCGAAAACCCAATTGTTCGCGTCGTACGATCTTATTTACAACAACAATGTCCCCGATGCGTCCAATTGGATATCGTCGGAATCGTTGCTCACCCGCGTGGAAGGTTACGGCCCCACGGGAGCCCTCGCTTCGCGGTGGGTGCTGGAATACAACGCGCGAACGCCGGGCTGGACCAAGGTCGACGCGAGCCTGCCGTATGTCTTTGCCGATGTACAACAGCTTTGCGCGGATGGAACGCCTCTCGGCCTCAACCAAGGAGTTCGGTTTGTTCAAGTCAACAAGGACGGGCTTCCCGATTTGGTTCAGGCCAGATCGATTATGGCCGATCCATCTCCTCCTCCTCAGCGGTCTCTAAAGATCAATACGGGGAGTGACGGAAGCGGTCCGACGACGTGGGGAAGTCTACTGGCCGGCCCGGCTGAAGATTTCGTTACGCAGAATTGCATCAGTATGGAATCGAGAGGGGTCAAAGATCTGGGCTATACGGCCGTGGATCTGGACGGGGACGGGGACCAAGATTTATACCAAGGCTTCACCACGCGCGAAGTGTGGATCAACAACAACGGGACGTGGGAACGGAGAACGGACTGGGAGATCAATCTTCCCACCTGGGCGTACCTCGTTGGAGGTTCCCCTCAAAGGTCGATGGACGTTTCATTCGGCAATCTCAATGGAGACCGGTGCCCCGACCTGATCCGAGGGTTTTATTGGGATACAAGTGTGTACCCCGCAATTTTGCGACCGCCCCGATACGCGATCAATCCGTGTGAGTCTGGCAGAGCGTGGACGTCTGGAGAGCTGCCCCTGGTTTATAATGGCTACAGCCTTAGCAATTTTCGAACGGCGGATTTAAATGGCGACGGTCTCACCGACCTCATCTATTTGAGAAGCGTAGACAATAGCCGT from Bdellovibrionota bacterium includes the following:
- a CDS encoding CbiX/SirB N-terminal domain-containing protein; protein product: MSSAPSNSAVILLAHGTREPDASRPVHQYAEELSKASGLRVEPCLREFIEPSVSTVVGKLAHEGVRTVYIVPFFLFNSGHVTRDIQKDLAAEKEKYPNMVFKVGEPLGFDPDLVSILKKKLGQIIRS
- the hemQ gene encoding hydrogen peroxide-dependent heme synthase; the encoded protein is MSQLQKLVVPETLEGWAVLHEFFRVRWDSWRRRSASEQEETLSEASEFLKNIGKPKAGESVSFSLLGHKGDLLLLHFRKTFEELNDVELQFRQLRLFNDLEETTSYVSVVELGLYEMSVKLHGELSAEGLKPDSDEWKSRWRTSMEVQAERMKGRLFTAIPSQKYVCFYPMNKRRGEHYNWYELPIEPRQEMMRDHGMIGRKYAGEVTQVISGSTGLDDWEWGVDLFAENPIVFKKLIYEMRFDEASSKYAEFGPFYIGIRFQPERLKALFSGRTPA
- the orn gene encoding oligoribonuclease — encoded protein: MAEERRLTKLFWIDMEMTGLDEKTCKILEVAVVITDLDLQTLEEFHSVVKQPQAVLDGMDDWCKKTHGKSGLTAEVSSGRSLADVEAGLVNLGKKHFGKENIVLCGNSVGQDRRFIDAYMATFAKMLHYRLIDVSSFKEIFRSKYGISMDKKDMHRARADILESIAELKHYLSFVKTNVS
- the folK gene encoding 2-amino-4-hydroxy-6-hydroxymethyldihydropteridine diphosphokinase; the encoded protein is MPIVYIGLGSNLGDREGQVLRAVHEMRSFSRVKKISTLRESEPMGMADQPKFVNAVVEIDTDFNPQEVMVELLRIEAEMGRTREGPKGGPREIDLDLVAYENEVVEKEDLQVPHARMHERRFVLEPLIELNPSWVHPKLQASAVQLLSKLPPDRD
- a CDS encoding undecaprenyl-diphosphate phosphatase; the protein is MSEFQAIVLGILQGLTEFIPVSSSGHLAVAQNLFGLQSVPLLYDVLLHFATLLATLVVLRSQVLGLARALFRLPKFARNWFQKGHLAIGDDPEAWTLLLIFVTTVITGSVGVAFHDTFEKAFSTPPVIAAAFSATGFLLFASRNFVRGKGKSAVLATVKDALWIGLAQAFAILPGLSRSGTTLTAALFLGFDRKFAGEYSFLISLPVIAGAALLEIRKGGLDSLNVTWPSAAVGFLASFGLGVLTLRLLLGWIRSGKLTPCAYYCWFAALFTLFLIFRG
- the rplC gene encoding 50S ribosomal protein L3 gives rise to the protein MSLGLLGRKIGMTQINSEEGQRLAVTAVEVGPCLIMQKKTVEKDGYAALKLAFGSRKPKKTPKALKTTFDKLKSTPRRYIREFRIASEELGKFEEGKEIQLQDLFAVGQMIDVAGTTKGRGFTGVVKKWGMKGNRRTHGTHEFFRHGGSIGTRTWPGNVHKGKKMGGHYGTDRVTIKNLRVYQVLADRNVLLVQGALPGAGNGLLEIHPATHGKK